A portion of the Blastopirellula sediminis genome contains these proteins:
- a CDS encoding Dabb family protein gives MNSRSNAEEAAKPEKLLRHVVCFKFKEEAKPSDKKAVEDAFAALPSKIKQISDFEWGTNNSPEMLDQGYTHCFLVTFKSEADREAYLPHPAHKEFVELLLPHLEEAFVIDYWATK, from the coding sequence ATGAATTCTCGTTCGAACGCCGAAGAAGCGGCGAAACCGGAAAAGCTGCTGCGTCACGTCGTCTGTTTCAAGTTCAAGGAAGAAGCGAAGCCGTCGGACAAGAAGGCGGTCGAAGATGCGTTCGCCGCGCTGCCGAGCAAGATCAAGCAGATCTCCGACTTTGAATGGGGAACCAATAACAGCCCCGAAATGCTTGATCAGGGTTACACCCATTGCTTCCTGGTCACTTTCAAGAGCGAAGCCGATCGCGAAGCGTATCTGCCGCACCCCGCACATAAAGAGTTCGTCGAGTTGCTGCTGCCGCACTTGGAAGAAGCGTTCGTCATCGACTACTGGGCTACGAAGTAA
- a CDS encoding SLC13 family permease, producing MSEQPVEGAGGIATFGRWAGLATAIAFIVSPSFGWQLHPVDPKLNYMAGIAALMAIWWLTEALPMAATALVPLALMPLFGIASMADVSASYGSRFIYLFLGGFLIALAVEESGLHRRLALSIVYAMGDKPRRIVLGFMIATAALSMWISNTATALLMLPIAASILTRVDAGKMSLERRVNLGAALMLGIAYAASIGGVATIVGTPPNVAFASFYATEYPNGEPVSFLSWMLVATPFSIAFLAIGWWMMTYWIFPCGSEASIGGRSVIREELDKLGAMVAAEWRVGAIFLITALLWIMREPVKGWGWGPLLQNKFVDDGTAAIFMALFCFLLPSGKEDGSRLLNWKSTARIPWGVLLLFGGGVALAGGLEDTGLDRYLGDFLATTMRGLPPVVMAALTANGMIWLTELTSNLASVQMLNPILASTADELQVSPLLLLIPSTLAASCAFMMPVATPPNAIVYSSGRVTMRQMVKAGFLLNLVSLALIILVISTIGPLIFESLTM from the coding sequence ATGAGTGAGCAACCTGTAGAAGGCGCCGGCGGAATCGCTACGTTCGGACGCTGGGCGGGACTAGCGACTGCAATCGCGTTCATCGTCTCGCCGAGCTTCGGCTGGCAATTGCATCCGGTCGATCCAAAACTGAATTACATGGCGGGGATCGCTGCGCTGATGGCGATCTGGTGGTTGACCGAGGCGCTGCCGATGGCGGCGACGGCGCTCGTGCCGCTCGCGCTGATGCCGCTGTTTGGAATCGCGTCGATGGCCGACGTTTCGGCCAGCTACGGCAGTCGCTTCATCTACTTGTTCCTGGGCGGCTTCCTGATCGCCTTGGCGGTGGAAGAAAGCGGACTCCATCGCCGTTTAGCTCTTTCGATCGTCTACGCGATGGGAGACAAGCCGCGGCGAATCGTGCTCGGCTTCATGATTGCGACGGCGGCGCTGTCGATGTGGATTTCCAATACGGCGACCGCGCTGCTGATGCTGCCGATTGCGGCGAGCATTTTGACGCGCGTCGACGCGGGGAAGATGTCGCTGGAACGTCGCGTCAATTTGGGAGCGGCGCTGATGCTGGGAATCGCCTACGCGGCGAGTATCGGCGGGGTGGCGACGATCGTCGGCACGCCCCCCAACGTCGCCTTCGCGAGTTTTTACGCAACCGAATACCCAAACGGAGAACCGGTCAGCTTTTTGAGCTGGATGTTGGTCGCGACTCCATTCTCGATCGCCTTTCTCGCGATCGGCTGGTGGATGATGACCTATTGGATTTTTCCGTGCGGGTCGGAAGCGTCGATCGGCGGTCGTTCGGTCATTCGCGAGGAACTCGACAAGCTCGGCGCGATGGTGGCGGCCGAGTGGCGCGTCGGAGCGATTTTCCTGATCACCGCGCTCCTCTGGATCATGCGCGAGCCGGTGAAAGGTTGGGGCTGGGGACCGCTACTACAGAACAAGTTTGTCGACGATGGAACGGCGGCGATCTTCATGGCCCTCTTCTGTTTTCTACTCCCCAGCGGCAAAGAGGATGGCAGTCGGCTGCTGAATTGGAAATCGACCGCCAGGATTCCGTGGGGCGTGTTGTTGCTGTTCGGCGGCGGTGTGGCGCTGGCCGGCGGCCTGGAGGATACCGGGCTCGATCGTTACCTCGGCGATTTTCTCGCCACGACGATGCGCGGACTGCCGCCGGTGGTGATGGCGGCTCTGACCGCCAACGGTATGATCTGGCTGACCGAGTTGACCTCGAATCTGGCCAGCGTGCAGATGCTGAATCCGATTTTGGCCAGCACGGCCGACGAGTTGCAGGTGAGTCCGCTCCTATTGCTGATTCCCTCGACCTTGGCGGCCAGCTGTGCGTTTATGATGCCGGTCGCGACGCCCCCGAACGCAATCGTCTACAGTTCGGGCCGGGTGACGATGCGGCAGATGGTGAAGGCCGGGTTCCTGCTGAACCTGGTTTCGCTGGCCCTGATCATCCTGGTCATCTCGACGATCGGACCCCTGATTTTCGAGTCGCTGACGATGTAA